GGGTTCTTTCTGTTTCTAGAAGCATTGGAGATGCTCATCTGAAAAACTGGGTGGTGGCTGAGCCTGAAACAAAGATACTGCAGCTGACTCCAGATATGGAATTTCTTGTATTGGCTTCGGATGGACTATGGGGAGAGGTAAACAGAACCTTTGATGCGTGAAATATCTATCTTATTATTCGGAAGTGTTGTCAAAACTGGAAATGCAGTCATTAATGCTTTTGCTGATATCTCATTGCTTGTATTGACTTGCCTTTTGCATGGATAAATCTCTACGATTGTTAGGCAGTGTGACAGCACACATTTTTGCagaacctttgtttttgtttaaactATATCTCCCATTTGCTTTTTCTGCTAATTGTTAAAGTCTTTCTTGGTGCATGAATGGATATCTCAGTCCACATCCCTGCCGAGAATAATGAAAGTCAGTTCTTTCTAACTCTGATGTTGAACTGTTTCACCTAGGTTGACAACCAAGAAGCCATCGATACTGTGAAACGATTATGTTCAATTCAGAAGAAATCGGCACCCTCAGGAGATCTTCTGAATGATGATGGCCATGGCTGTGTCAGTGTGAGCCCTTCATCAAAGTTGCGAAGGGTTTCGCTGGTTAAGCAAGTAAAAGGGATGCAATCCCCAGGCTTTAAGAAGGCGGTCAATAGCTGGCAAGATAGTGAGAATGACTttgcaagtgaaaatgaaagcCCTCCATCAAAGTCGAGAAGAATATCCTTGGTAAAGCGATTAAACATGAAGATGGAATCACCCAAAAAAGAGACTCAATCTCCAGATAGCTGGAAAGATAGAGAGAATGAATttccaaatgaaaatgaaaggCCTCCATCAAAGTCGAGAAGAATATCAGTGGTAAAGCGAGTAAGCACGAAGATTCAACCTACCTCTTCGGGTGGACTGGTGGCTGCTTGTAAGGAGCTTGTGAGACTTGCCACGAGTAGGGGTAGTTTGGATGACATCACTGTAATGATAGTTGATCTCAATCACTTCAGATGCAACAGTGGATTCGCCCAGCTCAATTGATTCGCATTTGTACTCTTGCTGTAGGCCCCCCTCCTGTAGTAAAGGGTAACCTTCCAGAAAGCTATAGCTGTGCAGGTACCATAGCGATATGTTAGATTCTTTAACTGCAAGTAACAGGAAGTCGCTTTCTCTCTTTTCAAAAGCTCAATGATAGTGCTCGTGAACCACCATTCTTTCGTTAGTGCTTCTTCCTCACGTTGTGATCACCTCTGATGTATCTATATGTTGTGCGCGCGCATGTGCGATTGTAATTGCCCTACTGACTATAATTTGTGATAAATGAAGCTTCAGTAGCCTGCTCATGAATTTCTTTATGTTGGTATGTCTATGAATGAAGTTTTAATTCTTGTTCAGAAAGACAACGCCGCTCAACTGTTCTGCAACTTCAGCAATCAATCTGACTCTTGAGAAAGGTAAAGGTCGATTCAtttaatttgtttcatcatCTTAGTTGCAATGTGGAAGTGCTATTGTTTCCATTCCACCTGCAGGTCTTCAGCCATAATCCCTAAGGGCTCGTTTAGTAACCATTTCACTGTCACCAAAGCGTCTTCGAGACTAGTGAAGACTCTGAGTTGGAGCAGAGCAGATTCCTCCTATCTTTCTGCACCTGCCACCCAGGATTCCTGTTTTCTACTCACTTCCCCACACACAACTTACTCCGTACTGTTCAGTCCAGGAGTTAAAAATACCTGTTAACACAGTAGAAATCTGCTTAAAACACGTAAACCACGTGGAATCATGATTTACCCACATCGTAAAtccaaattatttaatatttaatccAAATTAATTCCCTTTACCCTCCCTAACATTAACCTTTTTGAGTTGTTTAATTTCTGGTACACTGTCACATGAACTTCTTATGTGATGGAAAAGGAGCTCGTTTGCTTTTTTCCATGCCAGAAAACGATAGATTTTATTGGGGTCAAACTTATTCTCCAAACCCAAACCACTTCCAAGACGAAATAAAGTAGGTGTTGTTAAAAACGGAAACCCAATAACAGATTGGAAAAAGGCTCGCACAGTTTACATTAAACGTAAACGCGTTACTCTCTTAAATTTAAGTTTAGTGCAAACTATCGCTTGTACTATCATAATATAAACTGTTTACTCTCGTCGTcgcttctctctccctctaagTCTGCCAGTTTGGGAATTTAATCATTTGGATGCCATGCTGCAAGAAAACCTCTCTTTCAAATCTTTCGTGCAGGATCTTAGCTAATCGAACGCATTCCTATTTCATTCGTTAAATCAATTGGTTTTCTTACATTTCGTTGAGTAACCATGCACGATTCAATTGGAATTCCGCCCTGCTTCTCAGCCGGCATTCATCCCACCCCAGCCGGCGTGATCAGGTCGGGGCAGAGCATGTTCATGTCAGTGTACAGAACGAAGATAGCCGGCCAGTGCCGGCTGATCACCGTCACCTGGTGCAAGAATCTGTTACTCCACGGCCTCTCTGTTTCGGTGCAAGGCCAAAACAGAGATGAAGAGTATCGATGCAAAATCGAGCTCAAGCCGTGGTACTTCTGGCGCAAGCAAGGCTCCAAGCAATTCACGGTGGACGGCAGCGCCGTGGATGTCGTCTGGGACCTCAAAGCGGCGAAATTCAACGGCGAAACGGAGCCACAATCGGACTACTACGTCGCCATTGTCTGCGAAGACGAGGTGGTTTTGCTGGTTGGTGATCAGAAGAAAGACGCATTCAGAAAAACTGGCTGCCGGCCGTCGCTCATTGAACCGATCTTGGTTTCGAGGAGGGAGCATTTGTTCGGGAAGAGGAAGTTTTCGACACGAATCAAGTTTCACGAGAAGGAGAATTTCCATGAGATTTTGATCGAGTGCAGCAACGGCTCAGATGGGTCTGATCCGGAGTTGGAGATAAAGATTGATGGGATCCAGGCCGTTCGTGTGAAGCGGCTTCATTGGAAGTTCAGAGGGAATGATTGTGTTGATGTGAACAGAAACAGAGTTGAAGTTTTTTGGGATGTTCATGACTGGCTGTTTTGCTCTGGTCCGAGGCACGGAATGTTCATATTTACGCCGGTATCGGCGGAGCAACCGTCGCTTTCGAGCGTTGGCCAATCTTTGACTGAAGAGGTGTGTTCTGCTGTGGCAGTAGAGCAGGATAACGCAGGTGGCACATCCTCTCTGTTTTCCTTGTTCGTTTATGCTTGGAAGGTGGAATGAGGTGATTAGCGGCATGATTGGATTAAGTTAAAGCAAAGTGATTAGGGATGAATGGAGGTGATTAGGGTCCAACGTTGATTAGGAACATGATTAGACAAGGACAGATTGAATCACATTAACATGTCCTATAATCCTCCAAATCCTAATTATCTTACCGCCTACTTTAAGTTTATAATTTATCTAGATATTTGGATcgtatatttgtttttttattagatATTTAGTAGAATTGTCTATGATAGGTTGTGCAATAGTCGAATTTTTCTTATGAGTATGAGATAAGAGTGTTTGTATCACTTGAACTACATGGTCGTGTTGCAAAACAATCGATTATGTATAACATaagtaatataatattttttatcatatttatTAGTCTGTAATGGAAATCGAAATAAGAAGTTTGATTCTAATGGCAGATTATTAGGGTGTTTAGTAGTCCAGTTTCTTACTCATTACATCCTCACACTATTTGTAAACTTTCAAAGTTGCCCCCATGTACTTTAACCTAACATGGCATGTCAATAGAATAAAGTCATTTTGAACAACATTGTTGTTAGTTTATTACGAAGTTATGCCCATCCCCTCtttcttagtatagataatatcgtttgtttaaaaaaaaaagtcatgttGATGATCAAATTAGGTGAAGTAGTAAACAACCTATGTAGAATCAATATCACCCGATCTGAATGTTTAGGCAAAATAGtttcaattaaaatttggaCTATGGCTCCTCAATTTAATTCTGTACATTTATCCAAAATCTTTTAGATATAAGGTGTATTCCTACTATCAAGGTATTTGATTTTCTCTGGACCTTAGTGTCTGGAGTTTAAGGACTAGAAAATATGGACTATTTGTTTGTGTGAAAGAGAAATCAGAGCACTTAGTTTGTATGAAGTGGGTCAGCGGAATGAGTTAATGGAGACAGTTGAATTCAAATTGAGTAATCTAAATTGCTTAGTCCTTAAGCTCTGGACAATGAAATCCGGAATGGATCCATCCCTATTCAAGGATCTAACTGTTCAATATTCTAGAAAGCAGGCCATACCTGTAAATAGACATGTTTAACTAAGAAAGAAACATAAAAGTCTTAGAGCTGGCCCATAACAGCATGCCAATCACGTGACATGCATGTAAACCTCTAAGACGACAGGAACATAAATGCTCGAGGGCACGAGATGATGGGCCTCTTTGGTGGCCCATCTACTTTTGCTTGATATTTTTCAGTTTGTCAAAAACAAGCCCAATCATACATTCCAAGTAAAAAGTTTGTCAACTCTTctcacttgaaaattttgaaaaatcagttTAGAACTCGTTTAGAAaagcttttaaattgattaaaagtgcttttagaaaaaaatatatttgggtTCTAAAAGAATTTGAAGTGCTTTCTTCAAGAAGCATTAATTGCTTAAGGTACTTTTTCAAGTTTCACTTGTATTTTGTCTAGATCTTAGAAGTTTTTTTatcaaaagtgttttcagttattttaaaagtacattcaAACAAGCGCGAAAAGGTATAtgcaaaacaaaaggaaaaaacaccAAAGTGATTTTAGTGATTCAGTATTTCAGTGTTCCTTTCTACTTTTAACGACAAGCTGTTTTCAAAGGGTTTGGTGGTCCGAAAAGGAGCCATTCACAATTTGTTGGAATATCCACTTGTTGGGTGCCTTCGTGAAGTGGCTCCATCCCAGTTGATTTGAACCGTTGGATTATCGCATAATTTTGCAATTAACGTCTCTGTGATGTTGAACATCTTCTTGTATTAATCAAATTGAATATTGCACTTGTACCTATTTTTCAACttgtcatataaactaaaattttaggtaATTTATTATACAAGCTTTCCAAAATCATCAATTTGTCATCTCACCCTAATTCCGTTaagtttttcattcaaaataagTCATGTGTCTCTCACGTAACTTGTGTTTAGAgttatttctttcattttaaCACCCCACTTCTTTCTATTAAGTTGCTTTGGATTAAAACAATTCTAGGGTGTTCATAGCATGTCatgaaatcaaattttatatgGGCTCTGTAATATAAGAAATGAGTTGAGGTTTGGTGCTAGAAATGGAAATGGAGATGCATATACGCTGTTCAAACACAACGATCTGCATGAACACTCTCGAACccaaaatttaagagttttactaaagaaaagtaaagaccttgtaaaaaaatcttaaatgaCATAAATAACCTTGAACACAAGTCATGTGCCTCGCACATGACTTACTTTGGATAAAAAAACTTAATGGAGTTAggatgagatgacaaattaatgatttcagaAAGTTTGTATGACAAATtgctaaaaaatttagtttatatgacaaattcaaaaatatgtacaagttcatatgacattttaaAACTTTTCCCTTTTGCAATTTGTTGGAATATTCATTAACATGGTTTAAATCTTTACGCAAAGTTTAATCAAATTGAATatcgtttaattatttatgtacaAAGAATGTAAAACAGGTCTGGTAGCACTTCATATTCTCATGATTAACCGTGCGACCATTTTGCTTGATAcaaatatgattgtcaatttcATTGAAGGCCGTTAGTCATTTAGGTGATCCTTAAATATGGGTTATGAAAATGTACCCTTTCGGTTATACGCCAACTAAAAACTTGATGGATAATGAAGTGCATGTATTTTGAGGACGCATGTATGCACGGTTTCGACTATGAACATTCTCAATAATAAATGATCATGTTGCCATGAATAATCGATTATTATAGCAAACAGTTCCAAATAATCTTAGTCCGAAAATAAAGTATCAATATGTTGTCGTTACTAGCGATATTATAATAATAGTTACTTTAGACCTTTCTCCTGTTTTTATATGAATAGAAAAAGAGTCACATGTGATCTAATGAGCTTGTTGTAGCTACCTGTGGCAAGCCAGTTTCAATGGAATTGATGGGTCGGAAAATGAACCATCTGCAAATTAGATCAGAGACCCTTTTGTTAGCTGCTTGAGTGTGTGAAATCCATCCCAATTCACCCACAGTGACAGGTCTTTGCATGCCTTTCCCACCATTATGTCTTTCACATCCACCATAACCTTCCTTCCACAGTGGATCTGGTTATTGTACTCCCCACCCTGACC
This Pyrus communis chromosome 6, drPyrComm1.1, whole genome shotgun sequence DNA region includes the following protein-coding sequences:
- the LOC137738234 gene encoding uncharacterized protein, yielding MASSELPVSHSDSLCSTAAVLDAVAASSSSLKRKRPPMIAIPNVLQEIKTEKLRDFTPQNGAVCFNGIGVGVSASKGKKKFMEDTHKIVSCLQGQKSKKAFFGVYDGHGGKRAADFVAENLHNNIVEMMEMHTETKEAVKAGYLKTDREFLEQGLGSGTCCVTALIEGQEVVISNLGDCRAVLCRGGVAEALTKDHKAEQEDERKRIEHEGGYVEFHRGAWRVHGVLSVSRSIGDAHLKNWVVAEPETKILQLTPDMEFLVLASDGLWGEVDNQEAIDTVKRLCSIQKKSAPSGDLLNDDGHGCVSVSPSSKLRRVSLVKQVKGMQSPGFKKAVNSWQDSENDFASENESPPSKSRRISLVKRLNMKMESPKKETQSPDSWKDRENEFPNENERPPSKSRRISVVKRVSTKIQPTSSGGLVAACKELVRLATSRGSLDDITVMIVDLNHFRCNITMHDSIGIPPCFSAGIHPTPAGVIRSGQSMFMSVYRTKIAGQCRLITVTWCKNLLLHGLSVSVQGQNRDEEYRCKIELKPWYFWRKQGSKQFTVDGSAVDVVWDLKAAKFNGETEPQSDYYVAIVCEDEVVLLVGDQKKDAFRKTGCRPSLIEPILVSRREHLFGKRKFSTRIKFHEKENFHEILIECSNGSDGSDPELEIKIDGIQAVRVKRLHWKFRGNDCVDVNRNRVEVFWDVHDWLFCSGPRHGMFIFTPVSAEQPSLSSVGQSLTEEVCSAVAVEQDNAGGTSSLFSLFVYAWKVE